One genomic window of Acidobacteriota bacterium includes the following:
- the glgC gene encoding glucose-1-phosphate adenylyltransferase, with translation MKDTLGVLLAGGAGERLYPLTRDRAKPAVTFGGIYRIIDITLSNCLNSGLHRVYILTQYKALSLNRHIREGWNIFGREIGEFVEILPPMKRVSDNWYMGTADAVYQNIYSIGSEQPKHVLILSGDHIYKMDYSIMLKQHNDAGADVTVATILMDPEECRHFGVVDIDRDSRIVGFQEKPQKTDLRSPYDANMISASMGVYIFNTDVLIPVLLKDAEDPTSSHDFGKNILPKMLADYRVYSFNFIDENKKEAQYWRDVGTLEAFYEANMDLVSVSPVFNLYDEHWPIRTYQRQYPPAKFVFAETGRTGHALDSLVSSGCIVSGGSVQNCVLSPDVRVNSYSEVESSILFSHANVGRRCKIRRAILDRDVHIPEGTNIGYDAEADRERYFVTESGITVVTRDYSLFENPVAVDYFTSE, from the coding sequence ATGAAAGATACACTCGGAGTCCTGCTCGCGGGAGGCGCGGGCGAACGTCTTTATCCCCTCACCCGCGATCGTGCCAAGCCGGCGGTTACATTTGGCGGGATCTACCGCATTATCGATATCACTCTCTCCAATTGCCTGAATTCCGGGTTGCACCGCGTCTACATCCTTACCCAGTACAAGGCACTCTCCTTGAACCGGCACATCCGCGAAGGATGGAATATTTTCGGGCGCGAGATTGGAGAATTTGTCGAGATCCTGCCGCCCATGAAGCGGGTGAGCGATAACTGGTATATGGGCACAGCCGACGCCGTGTATCAGAACATTTATTCGATCGGCTCCGAGCAACCCAAGCATGTGCTGATCCTTTCCGGCGACCACATCTACAAGATGGATTACAGCATCATGCTGAAGCAGCACAACGACGCCGGCGCGGACGTGACGGTCGCGACGATCCTTATGGACCCCGAGGAGTGTCGGCACTTCGGCGTGGTCGATATCGATCGCGACAGCCGCATCGTCGGCTTCCAGGAAAAGCCGCAGAAGACCGACCTGCGGTCGCCCTACGACGCCAACATGATTTCGGCGTCGATGGGCGTCTATATCTTCAACACCGATGTCCTCATTCCAGTGCTGTTGAAGGACGCGGAAGACCCGACGTCAAGCCACGATTTCGGCAAGAACATTCTGCCAAAGATGCTTGCGGACTACCGCGTTTACTCGTTCAACTTCATTGATGAGAACAAGAAAGAAGCGCAGTACTGGCGCGACGTGGGCACATTAGAAGCTTTCTACGAAGCCAATATGGACCTGGTTTCCGTGTCGCCGGTGTTTAACCTCTACGACGAGCACTGGCCGATCCGTACCTATCAGCGGCAGTATCCACCGGCGAAATTTGTGTTTGCGGAAACCGGCCGGACGGGCCACGCCCTTGACTCTCTGGTGTCGTCAGGCTGCATCGTGTCTGGTGGATCGGTACAGAACTGCGTTCTCTCGCCAGACGTGCGCGTGAATTCCTATAGCGAAGTGGAGTCCAGCATTCTCTTTTCGCACGCTAACGTAGGACGCCGCTGCAAGATCCGGCGGGCCATTCTCGACCGCGATGTTCACATTCCCGAGGGGACCAACATCGGCTACGACGCCGAAGCCGACCGCGAACGCTATTTTGTGACGGAGAGCGGTATCACGGTGGTGACACGCGATTACTCGTTGTTCGAGAATCCCGTCGCGGTGGACTACTTCACGAGCGAGTAG
- a CDS encoding nucleotide sugar dehydrogenase yields MTTQLTSSSLLTDLKARIEARKAKVGIIGLGYVGLPLALLYSEQKFPVTGFDIDQKKVDTLAQDGSYIFRISPEEIKAAKSSGFNATSDYARITEMDAIIICVPTPLNEYHEPDLSYITNTTHAVAPYLRAGQIVILESTTYPGTTEEVMIPILEKENRAGLKASRSGAASDQEFWVAFSPEREDPGNTQVARHDIPKVIGGLDKQATEIAAALYGSIFRRTVPVSSPAAAEMTKLLENIYRCVNIALVNELKMLCLRMDLNIWEIIEAAATKPFGFHPFYPGPGLGGHCIPVDPFYLSWKAKEFDFHTRFIELAGEVNSAMPYNVISATIGALNQHKKAINGSKILVLGVAYKKDIDDLRESPALTIIELLQKEGAEVSYNDPYFPFVGRGRKYDLQMKRTSLDNLGQYDCVLIVTDHTDYDYKKIVKEAQLVVDSRYATRGIDSKKIVHC; encoded by the coding sequence ATGACCACTCAACTGACCTCTTCTTCCCTCCTGACTGACCTGAAAGCCCGCATTGAAGCCCGCAAGGCGAAAGTGGGAATCATTGGTTTAGGCTACGTTGGACTTCCGCTGGCATTGCTCTACAGTGAGCAGAAATTTCCCGTGACCGGGTTCGATATCGACCAGAAAAAAGTCGATACCCTAGCCCAGGACGGCTCCTACATCTTCCGTATTTCGCCGGAAGAGATCAAGGCAGCCAAGAGCAGCGGTTTCAACGCTACCTCGGACTACGCGCGCATCACCGAGATGGACGCCATCATCATCTGCGTGCCCACTCCGCTGAACGAGTATCACGAACCCGACCTCAGCTATATCACCAATACCACGCACGCGGTCGCGCCTTACCTGCGCGCCGGACAGATCGTGATCCTCGAGAGCACTACCTATCCCGGCACCACCGAAGAAGTGATGATTCCGATTCTCGAAAAAGAGAATCGTGCGGGATTGAAAGCGTCGCGTTCGGGTGCAGCCAGCGATCAGGAATTCTGGGTTGCGTTTTCGCCGGAACGTGAGGATCCCGGTAATACGCAGGTGGCCCGCCACGATATCCCGAAAGTGATCGGCGGTCTCGACAAGCAAGCCACGGAAATCGCGGCCGCATTGTACGGTTCAATTTTCCGGCGCACCGTTCCGGTGTCGTCGCCTGCTGCCGCGGAAATGACCAAGTTGCTCGAGAACATTTACCGCTGCGTGAATATCGCATTGGTCAACGAACTCAAGATGCTCTGTCTCCGCATGGACCTGAACATTTGGGAAATCATCGAAGCCGCTGCCACCAAGCCGTTCGGCTTCCATCCGTTCTATCCGGGACCCGGCCTCGGCGGACACTGCATTCCCGTCGACCCGTTTTACCTTTCCTGGAAGGCGAAAGAGTTTGATTTCCACACGCGTTTCATCGAACTCGCCGGCGAAGTGAACTCGGCGATGCCGTACAACGTAATCTCCGCCACGATCGGCGCCCTCAATCAGCACAAGAAGGCGATCAATGGGTCGAAGATCCTGGTGCTCGGCGTGGCCTACAAAAAGGACATCGACGATCTGCGCGAATCTCCAGCGCTGACCATTATCGAACTGCTGCAAAAAGAAGGCGCCGAAGTCAGCTACAACGATCCTTATTTCCCGTTCGTGGGTCGTGGCCGCAAGTACGACCTGCAGATGAAGCGTACTTCTCTCGACAATCTCGGCCAGTACGACTGTGTGCTGATCGTGACCGACCACACCGACTACGACTACAAGAAGATCGTGAAAGAAGCCCAGTTGGTTGTAGATTCCCGCTACGCAACGCGTGGCATCGACAGCAAGAAGATCGTCCACTGCTAG
- a CDS encoding CDGSH iron-sulfur domain-containing protein, translating to MSQVKITVRPNGPFRVEDPNGLVELVDPSGNKYDLTGKPAFSLCRCGASVNKPFCDGTHSKIGFLAAEAAVKAEG from the coding sequence ATGTCACAAGTCAAAATCACGGTCCGCCCCAACGGCCCATTTCGCGTCGAGGATCCCAATGGCCTGGTTGAACTGGTCGACCCTAGCGGCAACAAGTACGACCTTACTGGGAAGCCCGCGTTTTCCCTCTGCCGGTGCGGTGCGTCCGTGAACAAGCCATTTTGTGATGGCACACACAGCAAGATTGGATTCCTCGCTGCCGAAGCGGCTGTCAAAGCCGAGGGATAG
- a CDS encoding YdcF family protein, translating to MRIRLILLFLVGVLVLASQAGRLLVVDAPQPSDAIIVLAGETSVRPERAVELLRQGMAPRAFLDVESHDVLYQQPLIDLAQRYIQSLPEKDRIVVCPITGFSTFAESDDINRCLQPLGVHRVLIVTSASHTGRALRILRLRLPQYQFSVAAAQDEGHFGYQWWTNREWAKTTFDECAKRVWFEAVDRWK from the coding sequence ATGCGCATTCGGCTGATCCTTCTCTTTCTTGTCGGCGTCCTGGTGCTTGCCAGTCAGGCCGGGCGCTTGCTGGTTGTCGACGCTCCGCAACCCTCGGACGCCATCATCGTGCTGGCGGGCGAAACGTCTGTGCGTCCGGAGCGTGCGGTCGAGTTGTTGCGTCAGGGAATGGCCCCGCGCGCGTTTCTGGATGTGGAATCGCACGATGTTCTCTACCAACAACCGCTCATTGATTTGGCGCAGCGTTACATTCAATCCCTGCCTGAGAAGGACCGCATCGTGGTGTGTCCAATTACGGGCTTCTCCACGTTTGCCGAAAGTGACGACATCAATCGCTGCCTTCAGCCACTCGGCGTGCATCGCGTGCTGATCGTAACCTCCGCTTCCCACACGGGACGCGCACTGCGGATACTGCGCCTGCGCTTGCCGCAATATCAGTTCTCCGTTGCCGCCGCGCAGGACGAGGGTCATTTCGGATATCAATGGTGGACGAATCGCGAGTGGGCGAAGACGACGTTCGATGAATGTGCGAAGCGAGTGTGGTTTGAGGCGGTGGATCGCTGGAAGTGA
- a CDS encoding class I SAM-dependent methyltransferase, whose product MYDSMTAEVEVLEFLRTIVTTIKPELVVETGTFSGISTLWIAEGLKANGRGRIITCEYDSKVYESAKSRIATSGLAEWIELRNESSLEMKVQGTIDLFFSDSDMPIREQEIRRFLPQINPYGLILMHDASSHLKIVRDAALNLEREGLISVVLLRTPRGLVVAQKREGRK is encoded by the coding sequence ATGTACGACTCCATGACCGCGGAAGTTGAGGTCCTGGAATTCCTTCGGACCATCGTGACTACGATCAAGCCGGAACTGGTTGTCGAGACCGGAACCTTCAGCGGCATCAGCACGTTGTGGATCGCGGAAGGACTGAAAGCCAACGGTCGCGGACGAATCATCACCTGCGAATACGATTCGAAAGTTTACGAGAGCGCCAAATCGCGAATCGCCACTTCCGGACTCGCCGAGTGGATTGAACTCCGCAATGAGTCCAGCCTCGAAATGAAAGTCCAAGGCACGATCGATCTGTTCTTCAGCGACAGTGACATGCCGATACGCGAGCAGGAAATCCGCCGGTTTTTGCCCCAGATCAATCCTTACGGGTTGATCCTGATGCACGATGCCAGTTCCCATTTGAAGATCGTTCGCGACGCTGCCTTGAACCTGGAGCGCGAAGGGCTTATTTCCGTAGTGCTTCTCCGGACGCCGCGAGGCCTGGTCGTTGCGCAGAAGCGCGAGGGGCGGAAGTAG
- a CDS encoding PAS domain-containing sensor histidine kinase, which translates to MSRKAIIVFAITTLITALVFGFSWVYLSQLLRQRLLWADETASMLTRQLEYTASKAVPDLTSTRVDTSNPKAVRSAVSDYLQNDANLNDMLESVVGNSQIIYDAAIVDPAGIAILDTNPALNGKPIPPRSDLIVLRDAGFRRQLRLLYNLGSVYDVSIPLQLGGQPFGSVRVGVATVFLRNELTPRLQQAAFFCVVAIFCSLVLSAVISNLALGPLKRIAANLDSASAGGTEMLPADDSPADEVGLVSLKIAHLGRQIRDTNQIFSALKDNVEQVMANLQDGLMLFTPDSRVVLVSASAEQFLGRPRHEILGRSAQEIFSDGSPLGAVVLPAFTARRNLVQYEFDAADKRRVQVSLDFIQQKEASIGALLIMRDLESVHRIEDEIEISRRLSASGHKTKEVAHEVKNPMNAIVLHLQLLQDKMQSSDPETRRHMAVIGDEIHRLDRVVQTLVDFTRPRDLREQDVDMRKILEDVSILAAPDAERQRALLVREFSHEQLIVRVDSDLMKQAVLNLVLNGLQAMDQGGTLTLAARREGDMVVAEVRDQGRGIPPELQEKVFQLYFTTKKDKGGTGIGLAQASQYVEWHHGKVDFESKVGVGTTFRLRLPAVNGNRMTSKDVTAASERVG; encoded by the coding sequence ATGAGCCGAAAAGCCATTATCGTGTTCGCGATCACGACGCTTATCACGGCGCTGGTGTTCGGATTTTCCTGGGTGTACCTCTCGCAACTGCTTCGGCAACGCCTGTTGTGGGCGGACGAGACGGCCTCGATGCTCACGCGGCAGTTGGAGTACACCGCTTCCAAAGCCGTCCCCGATCTCACCAGCACGCGTGTCGACACCTCGAATCCGAAAGCCGTACGCTCCGCCGTCTCGGACTACCTTCAGAACGACGCGAATCTCAACGATATGCTGGAATCGGTGGTCGGGAATTCTCAGATCATCTACGACGCCGCCATCGTCGATCCCGCAGGCATCGCGATTCTTGACACGAACCCCGCATTGAACGGTAAGCCGATTCCACCCCGCTCGGACCTGATCGTTTTGCGAGATGCCGGCTTTCGCCGCCAGTTGCGTCTGCTCTACAACCTGGGCTCGGTGTACGACGTCAGCATCCCGTTGCAATTGGGCGGACAGCCCTTCGGCAGCGTGCGCGTAGGAGTTGCAACCGTTTTCCTGCGCAACGAACTGACGCCGAGGCTGCAGCAGGCGGCTTTTTTTTGCGTGGTCGCGATTTTTTGTTCGCTAGTGCTCTCCGCGGTTATCTCCAACCTCGCGCTCGGCCCTCTTAAACGAATTGCCGCGAATCTGGATAGCGCCAGCGCGGGCGGTACCGAGATGCTTCCCGCCGACGACTCGCCCGCCGATGAAGTCGGCCTCGTATCCCTGAAGATCGCGCACCTGGGGCGCCAGATCCGTGACACCAACCAGATTTTCTCAGCGCTGAAAGACAACGTTGAACAGGTCATGGCTAATCTTCAAGACGGGCTCATGCTCTTTACACCTGACTCGCGGGTGGTGCTGGTGAGCGCATCTGCCGAGCAGTTCCTGGGCCGTCCCCGGCACGAAATTCTGGGTCGAAGCGCACAAGAAATTTTTTCCGACGGTTCACCTCTCGGCGCGGTTGTGCTGCCAGCCTTCACGGCACGAAGGAACCTTGTGCAATACGAGTTCGATGCCGCCGACAAGCGACGGGTGCAAGTTTCACTCGATTTCATCCAACAGAAAGAAGCTTCGATCGGCGCGCTGCTCATCATGCGGGATCTCGAGTCGGTGCATCGAATCGAAGACGAAATCGAAATTTCGCGCCGCCTTTCCGCCAGTGGGCACAAGACGAAAGAAGTGGCCCACGAAGTCAAGAATCCGATGAATGCGATCGTGCTTCATCTTCAACTTTTGCAGGACAAAATGCAGAGTTCTGATCCTGAGACACGCCGCCACATGGCAGTAATCGGGGACGAGATCCACCGCCTCGATCGGGTTGTACAAACGCTGGTGGATTTCACGCGCCCGCGCGACCTTCGCGAACAGGACGTCGATATGCGGAAGATCCTGGAGGACGTTTCAATTCTCGCTGCTCCCGATGCCGAACGGCAGCGTGCGCTCCTGGTCCGGGAGTTTTCGCACGAACAACTCATCGTGCGGGTGGATTCCGACCTCATGAAGCAAGCAGTACTGAATCTTGTACTAAACGGACTTCAGGCTATGGACCAAGGTGGAACCTTGACGCTCGCGGCCCGGCGCGAAGGCGACATGGTGGTCGCCGAAGTGCGCGACCAGGGCCGCGGAATTCCGCCGGAGTTGCAGGAAAAAGTCTTCCAGCTCTACTTCACGACGAAAAAAGATAAGGGCGGAACTGGGATTGGATTGGCGCAAGCGTCCCAGTATGTGGAATGGCATCACGGGAAGGTAGATTTCGAATCGAAAGTGGGGGTGGGCACGACTTTCCGGCTGCGATTGCCGGCGGTCAACGGAAATCGTATGACCTCGAAGGATGTTACTGCCGCGTCGGAACGAGTGGGATAG
- a CDS encoding sigma-54-dependent Fis family transcriptional regulator, translating into MTQERILIVEDEANERTGLAELVSSWGYRTDTACDGVEAMEKVAAFSPSIVITDIKMPRMDGMELVEELSDLSQSIAVVMVTAQKTTETAFHAGRLGVQDYIEKPIDFRRLRSILGNIGEILQTRTENETLRRSLRDKGALGRLVGSSPKMLEIFHLIEMVAPSTASVLITGASGTGKELVARTIHDLSPRRNKPFVPINCAAIPETLIESEIFGHEKGAFTGALERRTGCFELAEGGTLLLDEIGEMPVGTQAKLLRVLEDHKVRRLGSKAETAVDVRVLAATNKIPDDAVATGELRQDLYYRLNVFNINMPSLREHKEDIRDLVKSLLAEMSKKHERKVADVSEAVLNLFQSYSWPGNVRELRNTLERAVIVCEGGLVETKHLPPGFGQSVRPAVHDPDAVHLGVGTTVEEAEKQLILKTLQATTNNKTRAAEILGISLKTLHNKLKEYGRATDSVLTAEE; encoded by the coding sequence ATGACACAAGAACGCATACTCATCGTCGAGGACGAAGCCAACGAACGTACCGGCTTGGCCGAACTAGTTTCCAGCTGGGGCTATCGCACCGACACCGCCTGCGACGGCGTCGAAGCGATGGAAAAAGTTGCTGCTTTCTCGCCTTCCATCGTCATCACCGACATCAAGATGCCGCGCATGGACGGTATGGAATTGGTGGAAGAACTCTCCGACCTTTCCCAGTCGATCGCCGTGGTCATGGTGACGGCGCAGAAGACCACCGAGACTGCGTTTCACGCCGGGCGCCTCGGTGTTCAGGACTACATTGAAAAGCCGATCGATTTCCGACGCCTGCGCTCGATCCTCGGAAATATCGGAGAGATTCTCCAAACGCGCACGGAGAACGAAACCCTGCGGCGTTCACTACGCGACAAGGGAGCCTTGGGCCGACTCGTGGGATCTTCTCCGAAGATGCTGGAGATTTTTCATCTCATCGAGATGGTTGCTCCCAGCACCGCGTCCGTACTCATAACCGGAGCCAGCGGCACTGGGAAGGAGTTGGTCGCGCGCACGATTCACGATCTGAGTCCGCGCCGCAACAAGCCGTTCGTCCCGATCAATTGTGCGGCCATCCCGGAAACTCTGATCGAAAGTGAAATCTTTGGCCACGAAAAAGGAGCGTTCACGGGCGCACTCGAACGCCGAACAGGCTGCTTCGAACTTGCCGAAGGTGGAACGTTGTTGCTGGATGAGATCGGCGAGATGCCGGTTGGTACGCAGGCGAAATTGCTGCGCGTGCTCGAAGACCACAAGGTGCGGCGCCTCGGCAGTAAAGCGGAAACCGCGGTGGATGTGCGCGTCCTGGCAGCGACCAACAAAATTCCTGATGATGCCGTTGCAACCGGAGAACTACGCCAGGATCTGTATTACCGGCTGAATGTCTTCAATATCAACATGCCGTCTCTGCGGGAACATAAGGAAGACATCCGCGACCTGGTCAAGTCTTTACTCGCCGAGATGAGCAAGAAACACGAACGCAAAGTGGCCGACGTCAGCGAGGCGGTGCTCAACTTGTTTCAAAGTTACTCGTGGCCGGGGAATGTCCGTGAGTTACGCAACACTCTGGAGCGCGCGGTAATTGTCTGCGAAGGTGGCCTGGTCGAAACCAAGCACTTGCCTCCCGGCTTCGGACAGAGCGTTCGTCCGGCAGTTCACGATCCTGATGCCGTTCACCTGGGTGTGGGGACAACCGTAGAAGAGGCTGAAAAGCAGCTCATCCTCAAAACCCTGCAGGCGACGACAAACAACAAGACGCGGGCCGCTGAAATTCTTGGGATCAGCCTGAAAACTTTGCACAACAAGCTCAAGGAATACGGTCGGGCAACAGATTCGGTGTTGACGGCGGAGGAATAG
- a CDS encoding M13 family metallopeptidase yields the protein MRFLSVALLLMVSSLSFGQAAPVAAAVKPSQRFSIDNLDKSADPCTDFYQYACGTWLKNTEIPADQSSWLSFAELDERNQYTMRDILDKAAGAPSGRDALTQKIGDFYGSCMDEKAVESRASAPLKPALDRIAAVKDKSALIDELAHVHLQGARGLFAFYSSPDLHNADMVVGNIDQGGLTLPDRRYYVDGEKDTPDQQQKMAEMRQHMIEYATQLFTLTGQTPAQAGDSAKTVLRIETGLAKASMDRTLRRDPKNRDHKMARDQAVALAPNFYLARYFTAVGTPVFTELNVVNPDFFKEVNGLLETESLDALKTYVTWHVLNGAAPWLSKEWVDNNFKMRQYLSGQKQIQDRWKRCVDETDSDLGEALGQKYVEVAFGAESKQRMLKMVDALERSLDQDIAGLPWMTGETKKQAKVKLDAIRNKIGYPDVWRDYSSLKVEPGDLMGNILRANEFEARRRIAKIGKPLDRKEWGMTPPTVNAYYSGSYNEIVFPAGILQPPFFDNNIDDAVNMGGIGVVIGHELTHGFDDQGRKFDPQGNLRDWWTEQDGKEFEKRASCVADEYSSFVAVDDLHLNGRLTLGENTADNGGARIALMALREMVAADKSGKAAEKIDGYTPEQRFFLGFGRVWCEKRRPELARTLVNTDSHSPGKYRVNGVVQNMPEFQQAWGCKTGQAMVRENACRVW from the coding sequence ATGCGTTTTCTGTCTGTGGCTCTCCTCTTGATGGTCTCATCATTAAGCTTTGGCCAAGCCGCCCCGGTTGCGGCTGCGGTTAAACCTTCGCAGCGTTTCAGCATCGACAACCTCGACAAGTCGGCCGATCCCTGCACAGACTTCTATCAGTACGCCTGCGGCACCTGGCTGAAGAACACGGAGATTCCCGCCGACCAATCGTCCTGGCTCAGCTTCGCAGAACTCGATGAGCGCAATCAGTACACGATGAGAGACATCCTGGACAAAGCCGCGGGCGCGCCCAGTGGACGCGATGCTCTGACTCAGAAGATCGGCGATTTCTACGGCTCCTGCATGGACGAGAAGGCCGTCGAATCCCGAGCCAGCGCGCCTCTGAAGCCAGCGCTGGACCGCATTGCGGCCGTGAAGGATAAGTCCGCGCTCATCGACGAACTCGCCCATGTTCATCTCCAGGGAGCGCGCGGATTGTTTGCCTTCTACTCTTCCCCCGACCTGCACAACGCGGACATGGTGGTGGGCAACATCGATCAGGGCGGACTCACACTGCCGGATCGCAGATATTACGTGGATGGGGAGAAAGATACCCCTGACCAGCAGCAGAAGATGGCGGAGATGCGCCAGCACATGATCGAGTACGCTACGCAACTGTTTACCTTGACGGGACAGACTCCGGCACAGGCGGGCGATTCGGCGAAGACGGTACTGCGCATCGAGACCGGCCTGGCCAAGGCCTCCATGGATCGCACCCTCCGCCGCGATCCGAAGAATCGCGATCACAAAATGGCGCGCGACCAGGCGGTGGCCCTGGCTCCGAATTTCTATTTGGCCCGCTACTTTACGGCCGTCGGGACGCCCGTGTTTACAGAGCTGAATGTTGTTAACCCCGACTTTTTCAAGGAAGTGAACGGCCTGCTGGAGACGGAATCGCTCGATGCTTTGAAGACGTACGTGACCTGGCATGTGTTGAATGGTGCGGCACCCTGGTTGTCGAAGGAATGGGTCGACAACAATTTCAAAATGCGGCAGTATCTCAGCGGCCAGAAACAGATTCAGGATCGCTGGAAGCGGTGCGTCGACGAAACCGACAGCGATCTCGGAGAAGCGCTGGGACAAAAATATGTCGAGGTCGCCTTTGGAGCCGAGAGCAAGCAGCGCATGCTGAAAATGGTAGATGCGCTTGAAAGATCCCTCGATCAGGACATTGCGGGCTTGCCTTGGATGACCGGCGAGACCAAGAAGCAAGCCAAGGTCAAACTCGACGCGATCCGTAACAAGATTGGCTATCCCGACGTCTGGCGCGACTACAGTTCGCTCAAGGTCGAACCCGGCGATCTAATGGGCAACATTCTGCGCGCCAACGAATTCGAGGCTCGCCGACGTATCGCGAAGATCGGCAAGCCTCTCGATCGCAAGGAATGGGGGATGACTCCACCCACCGTGAATGCGTATTACAGCGGTTCGTATAACGAGATTGTTTTTCCGGCCGGCATCCTTCAGCCGCCATTTTTTGACAACAACATCGACGATGCCGTGAACATGGGCGGCATCGGAGTCGTGATTGGCCATGAACTTACTCACGGTTTCGACGACCAGGGCCGCAAATTTGATCCGCAGGGAAATCTGCGCGACTGGTGGACGGAGCAGGACGGCAAGGAATTTGAAAAGCGTGCCAGTTGCGTGGCCGACGAATACAGCAGTTTCGTCGCGGTAGACGACCTGCATCTGAACGGACGCCTCACACTCGGCGAAAATACAGCTGATAACGGCGGCGCGCGCATCGCGTTGATGGCGCTGCGCGAAATGGTTGCGGCCGACAAGTCCGGCAAGGCTGCCGAAAAAATCGATGGCTACACTCCGGAACAGCGATTCTTCCTGGGATTCGGCCGGGTATGGTGCGAGAAGCGGCGTCCGGAACTGGCGCGTACGCTTGTGAACACGGATTCACACTCTCCTGGAAAATATCGTGTGAATGGCGTGGTCCAGAACATGCCCGAATTTCAACAGGCGTGGGGATGCAAAACCGGGCAAGCGATGGTCCGCGAAAACGCCTGCCGGGTTTGGTAG
- a CDS encoding tetratricopeptide repeat protein, producing MRRAAVVVVLLSLSAFAQLDKIVIAAGTPEDQALTAISNEQDAAKKLAMYEEFVANFSGNPAAVAYGNWQLAQAYQTDGNLEKALGYGDKALASAPNNLDILVSQVNIAQQMKSSAKMFDYAVRGGKAYNSVEQTPKPEGLTDEVFASRIADAKQSNKTSYEYLETIAFNTIADEKDAKTRMSYIERFSPSFPAGRFDEPVTQYAMFTFGQLNDSSRMFAYGEKALAANPNSVPTMLLLANAYVEDTRPAGWAKAITYSQKVIELSKADASDADKTRKISAGSAHSSLGWAYVRQEKVPAAIVELKAAAALLKGQEEGSYATALYRLGYAYGKTNKAAEARAVLEEAVKIPGPLQGPSRDLLEKVNGLRTTKPK from the coding sequence ATGCGTCGTGCCGCCGTCGTTGTCGTGCTCCTATCTCTCTCTGCATTTGCCCAACTCGACAAAATTGTCATTGCGGCTGGCACTCCGGAAGATCAGGCACTCACCGCGATCTCGAACGAGCAGGATGCGGCGAAAAAACTCGCCATGTATGAAGAGTTTGTCGCGAATTTTTCCGGCAATCCCGCTGCGGTTGCGTATGGCAACTGGCAACTGGCCCAGGCCTACCAGACCGATGGCAATCTGGAAAAAGCTCTCGGCTATGGAGACAAAGCGTTAGCCAGCGCTCCCAACAATCTCGACATTCTGGTTTCGCAGGTGAACATCGCGCAGCAAATGAAGTCCAGCGCGAAGATGTTCGATTACGCGGTGCGGGGCGGAAAAGCATACAACTCGGTTGAGCAGACTCCCAAACCGGAAGGGCTTACGGACGAAGTGTTCGCGTCTCGTATCGCCGACGCGAAGCAGAGTAACAAGACTTCTTACGAATACCTCGAGACAATTGCCTTCAACACCATTGCCGACGAGAAGGACGCGAAGACTCGCATGAGCTACATCGAGCGGTTCTCGCCGTCGTTCCCGGCGGGACGCTTCGACGAGCCTGTGACTCAGTATGCGATGTTCACGTTCGGACAACTGAACGATTCGTCGCGCATGTTCGCCTACGGAGAAAAAGCGTTGGCGGCGAATCCGAACAGCGTGCCCACCATGCTCTTGCTGGCGAATGCCTATGTGGAAGACACTCGTCCAGCGGGCTGGGCAAAAGCGATTACATATTCGCAAAAAGTGATTGAACTGTCGAAAGCCGATGCTTCCGACGCCGACAAAACGCGCAAGATTTCAGCAGGGTCCGCCCATTCCAGCCTGGGTTGGGCTTATGTCCGGCAGGAGAAGGTGCCGGCCGCAATCGTGGAACTCAAGGCAGCCGCTGCGCTACTGAAAGGTCAGGAGGAGGGCTCGTATGCGACCGCCCTCTATCGCCTGGGATATGCCTACGGAAAAACCAACAAAGCGGCCGAGGCGCGAGCGGTTCTCGAAGAAGCAGTGAAGATTCCGGGCCCACTGCAGGGTCCATCTCGCGATCTGCTGGAAAAAGTGAACGGCTTGCGCACCACCAAGCCGAAATAG